The nucleotide window GTGGCGAAGGGACAAAGAAGGAGGTACTATCTTTTTACACCATGCCTGAGTATGAAGAATGGGCTAAACAAGAGGgaagtaatttgaaaaaaaagtgGCAAGTCAAGTACTATAAGGTGTGCTTATATAGATCATTCACATCCTATTATTGTATTTTGTGGAGTTAAGAGGGTTGTATCTCATTACCTATTGTTGTTTTAACAGGGGCTGGGAACTAGTGATTCAAATGAAGGAAAGGAGTACTTCTCAAATCTTGCAAAGCATCGAAAGATATTCACTTGGAAGGATGACAATGATGGTTGTGCTATAGAGCTTGCATTTAGTAAGAAAAAGATTGAAGCCAGGAAGGATTGGCTTCGTGAAGATGAGGTTCTTACCAAGGCAAATTTTGATTGTGAGTCTTCAATAAGTTCAATAAGAGTGTCTGACATCTATTGGTTGATTACAGGTTGGGAATTTTCTTGATCATAAAGAAGAAATAATAAGATACAGTGATTTTGTACACAAGGAGTTGAAATTATTTTCTAGGGCAGACCTTCAAAGATCAATTCCATGCATGGTTGATGGGCTAAAGCCCACCCAGAGAAAAGTTCTTTTTGCTGCTTTTAAGAGAAACTTGGTAAAAGAGATCAAAGTTGCTCAGTTCAGTGGTTACGTCTCTGAGAAATCTGCTTACCATCATGGTGAAGCCAGCATACAGAGTACAATTATTGGCATGGCACAAAATTTTCTGGGTGCAAATAACATCAATTTTCTAAAGCCAAAAGGACAGTTTGGCACACGCAATCTGGTATGATTCCTCAAGTAGAATGCAGTGCCAAAATCATTAATGAATTGATTTCATAACTGTGGGGTTTCGATTTCACTGATTCCCTTTGTTTTACATTTTTCCGCAGGGAGGAAAGGATGCTGCCAGTGCCAGATACATACACACAATGCTCAATAAAATCACACGATTTCTTTTTCCTAAGGAAGATGACGTGCTGCTTAATTACTTGAAGGAAGATGGCTTAACAATTGAACCTTTTTGGTCAGAACCTTTATTGTTTATGAAATTAACATTGCATGTGTTGATGAGTTTCAGATGAAGCTAATTTAATTTAGCATTTCAGGTACATGCCCATTATTCCCACCGTCCTTGTCAATGGATCCGAAGGAATTGGAACTGGTTGGAGTACATTCATTCCAAATTACAATCCAAGAGACATTATTGCAAATATCAGGCGATTGTTGAATGGTGAGGCTATGGTGCCCATGGATCCGTGGTACCATAAATTCAATGGAACCATACAGAGAACTGCTAGGAAAGACACTGGAATCACTTATACCGTTAGTGGAACTATTGAGATAGTGAATGAAGAGAGCGCAATTGAAGCTAGTGAAGGTGAAGATGTAATTCTTAGAATCACTGAACTGCCAGTTCGGAAATGGACTCAAGATTATAAGGAATTTTTAAGCTCGCTTGCCACCAATGCGAATGATAAGAGCAAGGAACCTTTCATTAAGGTTAACTTCGTTCATTTTTTACATGTGAATTGTGTTTCACAAGCGAATTTTgcaattaattatgttttatttttcctAGCAggattattttgatcatagtaCTGATGATACTGCTTGTTTTGAGGTTATATTGAGCAAGAAGAACTATAACCTAGCCAAGCAAGAGGGTTTGATGAAAAAGTTCAAGCTCACAAATAATCTCAGCACTAGTAACATGCACCTGTTTGACAAGGATAATAAAATTGTCAAATATGAATCCCCTGAACAGAGTATGTATATAAGACCTTTATCCCAGGCTCATTTTGATAAGAATGGTTGTttttatatacttctatatgcTACACATATTTATGATGGCAATAATTTTTTGCAGTTCTGGAGTCATTTTTTCAACTGAGGTTAGGATATTATACTAAAAGAAAGGTATATGATGCTAGAATAATCTAAAAAGTGCAAGATTATAGTATTCTTATATAAGCCACTGATttctttttttctaataattttacaGGAAGCATACTTAAAGATATATGATGCTGAAAAGGTGAAATTGGATAACCAAGTCAGGTTCATCCTTGCAGTAGTTGAAGATGAAATCGtggtgaagaaaaaaaataagggtGACTTGGTTAATGAGTTGAGGGAAAAAGGATTTGTTCCTATTCCAAAGAACAAAGTTTTTGAGCACCGTGAAGACAGTGATGAGACAGAATCCCCGGAGGAACATGAGGATGGAAGTGGGAATTTTGTGCGAGACCTTAAAAGTGACTTTGATTATCTTCTACAATTGACAATTGATTGCTTGACAAATGAAAAAGTGGATGAACTTATTGCCGATAGGGATAAAGTCGTTGAAAAAATTGAGTTGTTGAAAAGGGAGACTGAAATGTCTTTGTGGGCAAAAGATCTTGATGCTCTTGAGAAGGCTCTTGAGGTTTGCATTAGCATCTAAATTTTAGTTAACACTTAGTTTGACATTCTGCATTTTTAATTCATGTAAACTTTGCAGGAGAAAGAGAAGACAGAAGAGGAAGAGGCCAAAGAGGCACTTAAGAAGGTGAAAGCTTCCGCCCAAAAAGGGAGAAATCCACGCAAGGTTGTGAGGAATGTGACCAAAGCCAAATCAGTAAGAGAAACAGTCAGTTCGTCAAATACGACAGTCATCAGGGACACCGGTTCGTCACCTATATCATGTTATGCTTTCCACAAATACTGAATTAGTAGATTTTGTTCATTACTTGACACTTCTGCCATTTTTCATCTGATTAGGATTTTGTTCAGAACAAGTAAAAGGAAATGGCAGGGCGGGTCCAAAGAAGGCTCCTGTTAAGAAGGTATGGCTTAATTAACATGCAGTTTTTACtctaataatttcaatttaCTAACCTAATGACTTGGATTGGAAAAAAGTTAATATACATGATCTGTGTTGTCAGCAGGTAAAGCCCGCTGTTGTGAAAGAGGTGGAAGAGGAGGAAATACCTTCTCTACAACAACGGCTTGCTGCCTACCACCTAGATTCCTCTCCTGAAAAATCTGATGGTATGGAAAAAATATTTGCTTTTCTTCCCCATTAAgcttcataataataataataataattgtaacttTTCATCCATTTCTGTTGTACTTGTATATAAGAATTTTCATGCGACTATCAAATCAGTATGAATCTAGTTAGAAAAATACATCAGATTCTCATTCAAGTAATTGCTTCCTTGTGTTGAACAGGTATGGAAACTGATGCACCTGCAGCAAAGGTAGTACGAAAAAGGCCAGAAGCCAAGAAGCCAATTGCTGTAATTGAGGATATATCAGATGATGATGACAGCTTTGAGCCCGAAATTTCAAAACCAGCAAAGAAAGGACGGGGTAGACCTGCAAAACACAAGGTGATACCGAAGGCAGCAACGACTTCAGATACGACAGACATATCACCTGAGAAGAAGGTGAGACGGATGAGGGAGTCTCCCTTCAATAAGAAAAGTGGGTCAGTGATGAACACAGGAGAACTCGACACTTCTTCTGGAAAAAGCAGCATAGGGAGTGTTGGTATCTCTGCTTTATCTTTGGATAGTATCGATGAAGAAGTAGTGCCGGCAAGGGCTCGACCACAACGAGCTAACAGGAGGCAGGCAGCATATGTTCTGAGTGATTCTGACAGTGATGATGTTCAACAGCTATCATCTGATAATTTTTCTGAGGCTGATGACGATGGTGATGACGATTCAGATTTTGAATAGGTGATGTAGCTCTAATTCAAAGGAAAATCTTCTTGTTTTCTATATGTGCATTAGTCTTTGTGTTACTCAATGCTTGTTATGCTCTGGTCTAAACTAAAGCAGTACTTAAATTTGTTTTACGACTATTTcattttttgaaattgttgtAGAACTGTTATATTCAAATGTGTACATCATTGGATGAAAGATACTTGCTTAATGGTGACTTTCATTAACAGGCTGGCGCAATCCTTGGTTGTAAAtgaaaagttagtttttttttttcttttctcttttttgtGATTGACTTTTAAATTGAAATCAAGTATGACTTGATTGACTTTTAATAACCAACATATAATGGAGaagttattaaaaaatgatCTTCTATTTAAGGATTTAAGTATTGGAATTTGGAATTTTAATAAGGTATAGAGATATGGAGAAGTTCACCAATACTCttgaattttttgaaaatgtaCATCTACTTCAAGAAGATCAAATGAATCCCTCAAAATCTCAAAAATTCAACTCAATTCCATGAAGCACACCCCACAATGCAAGTGACATTATTTCTCTATAATGCATTTGTAATTGGCAATAAGGTTAAATCAACTAGTGAATTTTGATTCTTGCTATATCATAGGGTTGATTGAAAACATCCTTTATATATCAATAACAAATCTGATTTTAAACTTTGTTTGAGTGAGAGCTGCTAATAACGTTGAATAATGTaatgttgttttggattgtaaTGTTTATATTAAAATGATTTATCAAATTACGTGTACTTTTAAAGATATATAGTTGTATATTTATGGTTGATATTTGGTACAAAgtgtcaattaaaaaaaaaactctttgtTATAATCTCAAAACACAGATAAAGACACTCAATAACATTGAGTTAATCAAATGCTGTTTGAAATAAAAATTCTCCAATTTTTTTAGACAAACACACTATGATCGATCACCTGTCAAGTGAACCAACCGAatcaaaatttgtttgattgAATATTGAATAGCAACTTACATTTTTATTAAGGCAAATAGAATCATACATGCTTCATACAGCTCAATCATTAGTCAAAATTTACTTACAAAATATTGAGAAAAGCAAAATATTACAGCATAATTGCAATCTCATATTCATATTGTAACAAACAGACATTCACTGACATTATTAACATTACAATACCCATAAAGGGGAAATCAAATAATGTCCCTGAATCTAACTTTCTGAAGATGCTAAAGTAAATTGTATGCGACAATCCAATTGCAAACCAAATTGAGAAAAACATTGAAGACTAAGGTCTGTAATTGAACATTTTGAACTGAATTATAGCATAGCATGATTCGTCTATATATAGTAAATTAGTAATGATAATCATACCAAAATTGCAGATTTCCGGAGAGTGGAGAACAAGTGAAAGACGAATGGAAGTGATTTTTCCAATGTCGAAGAAGATTCTAGAGAATATATGCGTGTGTTCAAAAGAATAATTTGGACTTTTACCAATGTTGGAGACAGTTGGGAGTCAGACTTTGGGTGTTAGACCTGGAGCCATGGTTCACAAATGCGGTAATGGTCATTGTTGCGGAAAAAGAATTGTGAGGTTGTAGGGTCAACTCGGAAAATAGAGAAATCCAGGACGAAATATTATTTATAGGCTCTAGTTACTAAATATACTATTAtagattattaattattaaatattaaagtgttatttttctaattttttagatGCGTCTTGGCACAAGTCTCCTTGTATGGCCAGCCTTGGGTTGCGGTATCACCAATGTCAACCTTAACTATGAAATATTGCTTGAAACGACATAAAAAGCGGTTTATAACAcctttataatttaaataacgCTAATCTGATAAATTTAAAAGCTTTTGTGATACAGCCAATACGATACAATGATGCCTTGTTTTTCACTTGTTAAcggttgttttcttttttactaGGTTTAAGagtatgttttttcttatttgaGTTAGGCTGGAGAAAATTTTTAAGGTTGTAGAGTGTTGATTCAGTTCTTAATGTTCTTTCTtgtaaatagtgaaaaatgaaaatcaaatcaCTATCACAAGGATAAAGAGAATTTCTtaatattcattttgattttgttataaGAGAGTGATGTTacttgataagtttttgatatAAAATGAGACAAAAATAAGTAGATGAAAAATATGTGAATAAGACAAAACATagtactccctcttattcaccttaagtgtcctatttacttttgagatactatttatttatcactcttaaaatgtaatttattattaatctataagttaaaatatagtcatgtgggatcttatttgattcgttttgatgtaaaaattattaatatcaactttttataaattttaaatatacataactcgatatattaaggattgaataagtgcattagatagagtgaataaagtaaataagacacttaaaataaataagagtaTAAAAAAAAGTTACGAGTTTAcggtcaaaataaaaatatagcaaaaaaaGCATTTGTTAAGAAGCTTTAAAAGTTAtgacttttaaaaattatagtcgtaaaatttactttatgaaatgaaaaaaataaggaaCCACAAGCCCCTTAAGGGTAACCACTAAACTTCACCTACCAAGCCCCAAATCCCAAGTCCTAAATCAAGCTAGGAGTTGAGTATATTttaatacaaattttaaaatgaaaccgTTTTATGATGTGACTATTTCTATTGAAATAACCCATGTATATTTAgtctattaaaataattatcaaaaaatttaaagtaattaataaaaaattaagataattatATAAGTCTATCTAATGGTGAGATAGTCTCGTACTAGATGAGCTGTAAGTTTAGGTTGTAAAGGAAAGGATAGGGATAAGAGAAaccctctttttttttatataatatactagACAAATTTCAGTGTAAAACATgatttatgaattatttaaataaaaaattactaatcGTAGGATatataattaagttattatatgactcTATAATCATATTGAAACTAtaaattaacacaaatttatgtATGAAACGGTCATGTTTTATACTTGGATTAAATATTCCTATAATAGtaacttttagcttatgaatttttgttttgaggtcgtctcacagTGAAACAGTATCATATAAAACATATggattaattaatttgtttcaaAAATAGTAAAAGTATTGATACGACTCAAAGTATTATTATATTGGAATTAGGATTGTATAAGTAGGAAATATAGTATAGGATTAGGAGTACAAAAACATTGGGGAAAAAAAGGAGGagaccaaaaaaaaataaataaataaaaggaaggCGCACCCTCGTAAAGTCTAAACTCAAAACTCAAAAGTTTCAACTGAAATCCCCGAATCCATTCATCTCCAATCCATCGTTAAACccaaaattcaataaaatgGCATTTCACGTCGGATGTCCAATTACATGGTAAGTCACTCTACTTCTACTACTACTCCTACtcttttttctttgttcttaCTCTCCCCTCTTTCTAACATTTTACccctttttttcttcttctccatcCTTCGATGGTTTGTTTTCTCTCTCTTTCGTATCCAGCAAGCGGATTTGTTACTGTTCGTTGGGTTTTCCGCCCAATTTACAAACCAATACTGGTAGATTTGATTTCTTGGCTGAAATTTCTCAACTGGAACACTTTTTCAAGGATCCATGGATAATTAGGGTTAAGGAAGGTGCGACGGTTCAAATTCCTGTTCCTAAAGTTGTTCCTCCACCGCCTCCGCCGCCTGTTTCTGCAATTGTTCACGGGGATGATGTTGCGCCCTCTGCTGAGGAATTGTTGTCTGCTCAGACTAAACGGGTTGCTTTGCAGAAGAAAGCCGCTGTTGCTTCTTTGGCTGCTGAGGATTTCGCTCGCAAGTTTGAGTCTGGTGTTTTGGTGGTTAGttgattgaatttttattttgtacttaTGTTTGCACTTGATTTCTGTTTCTTGTGTTTACCTGCTTGAGGGTTTTAGTGTTCTGCTAATTTTTACTCCTTGCGTCATCTGGAGTGATTGCATTTCTACTCAAATGTATTGATTATATTAATTGCGAATTTTGATTGACCACTGACATTGCATGGATATAATTAGTGCGTTATACTTGGATTCTTGGAATGAAAAAGGTTACCCTTGCATCCCAAATTTGTTGATATATAAGAGTTTTGGGGGCAACCTAACAACCCTTGCATACATAATACTTCTTCAGTATCTAAGAGGTGATGGGTACTAGTACTACCCTTGATCATTTGACTTCACATTTGGCCAACGTGGCACTCCGCTTTTGGGTGACGGCCTAGATATCCTTGCATACTTACCGGTACACTCGGCTCTGATATGGTGTTGTTTTTTGTTGTGAAATGTCACTAATCTACCACAAGCCTCTTCTTTTACTTGGGCTTATGTTGGAAGGAGCCCTCGTAGACCGTTAAAatgtagtttttgttttttagggagtgattttttgttgttatttaccTCTTTCTGGAGAATCCGTATGGATTTAGTCACCGAAGATAAAGGGTGAACTAGTGAGTATAGAAGAGCTAGTATTTGTATGTGGCATGTTATTGAGGGACCATTTCGTAGGTTGTGTCTTATGGACGGGGAATGTGGGAGAGATGGATGGCAAGGTAGATGGGATGTTCTCTGAGCTACAAAATGAATTGTAGCAAAGTTGTATGATGAAATTCTTCAGCCCTCAAGGTTATGATGAAGGTTAAATATGATAATGATAAATGTGATTTAAGTaatgtaaaaagtaaaaatccaaaaatatgTGGAATGAAATATGTGGTATGAAGATACTGTACTATTGAATAAGTAGTTCAACTTTTTGGATGTGAGTTGTTAACAATCTTTGAGTGATGAGATATATGTGGCTGTTTCTTTTACTTTTCTTAAATTTGGCTGTGTTTTggaattgatcaatgatgataaaaaatttcatgtatTGTGGCTCAATTTTATTGTAATACCTTTTGTATTACTGCTGATTAACCACATACTTTTTTCATGCTAGTTTATCACTAGTTGTGGATTCAAAACATATTACATAGTTACTTACTTCAATCTGTGCCTGATTGAGGCAAAAACTGAAGATAAAGGTTGAAGATAAACCAAAGTTTTTCTACTTTTAGTTGCCTGTGATGAGTGttaaaaaatttagttgtaGAATGTATATGTTAGTCCAAGGCCTGGATGATATGCATTTTTGCATATACACTATGATCAAAGGTGGTTCACagtttaaaaaaagaaaatgcatATTTTCAGATGATACTTAATCGTTATACCAGAAAACCTTGAAGCTTTTCTCTATTCTGGCATTGCTAATCATCTTTTACAGAGTCGAAGCCACATGGGGGCTCACAGGTCCCGTCGACCCACTTTTGCGGTCCATTCTTGTCCTGTGGCCTATTTTTTTCAGTTTGCCCCATGCAGATTTATTTTACTCTATACTACTAGTATTGTTACAAGTGTAGCAAAAGAGTTGTTGGTTTAATGGTAAAGGAAGCCTGTGATATTACATGGGATTGAGATTCAATTTTATTTAGCAGCAATTTTCTTATAGTAGTATTTTGATTTCGTATAGCTGATAATAATGTAATTCAACCCAAAATTCAAACACATGCTATTTATTATGAGATGATGAGTTattttttccttaataattTTACTAAATATATTCCCGATCCccttaacttatatttttttgcttaatCCTGCTTTTGCATGCATTCAAAGATAATTGTAATATAATGCATGCCGCTCCTTCGAAATTTGATTTTCTGAgcttccattttcttttttcccACCTTTTCTCTCTTTGGACTTCAGGAATTATGCTCCTTTTAGGCTGTTATGGAATTAGTTAAGTGTATACCATTTTCTGCCATTAACAGGAAGCCACCAATGATTCTGGTACAGAAGAGCTGGTCTCTTCTAATGCCAAAGTGATGTGTAGATTATGCTTCTCTGGTGAATATGAAGGGAGTGAAATTGCTAAGAAAATGGTTCCATGCAGTACTTGTGGAAAGAAGTATCACAAGTTTTGTGTGAAAAATTGGTCTCAACATAGAGGTATGTGTTTGAGTTCTTTTGGTTTGGTTTAAACTGTTTTCTCTTTCTAAGTTTGTTTCTTTCTGCAGATTTATTTCACTGGAGTTCGTGGTCATGCCCCTCCTGCCGTACTTGTGA belongs to Amaranthus tricolor cultivar Red isolate AtriRed21 chromosome 17, ASM2621246v1, whole genome shotgun sequence and includes:
- the LOC130804177 gene encoding DNA topoisomerase 2 isoform X1 — its product is MAPKKQPLQPTTAMNIQPLLSDNPPLKTNGKTVEEMYQKKTQLEHILLRPDTYIGSIEKHEQSLWIYTPSGEMSYQNVSYVPGLYKIFDEILVNAADNKQRDPKMDRVEVVIDQEKNLISVYNTGDGIPVEMHKEEGVYVPELIFGHLLTSSNYNDNEKKTTGGRNGYGAKLTNIFSTEFVIETADGKRQLKYKQVFQNNMSYKGDPVTQKCKSSENWTKVTFKPDLAKFQMTHLEDDVVALMKKRVVDLAGCLAACPGKKVKVLLNGQEIEVKSFHEYAQLYLNSANKNKDFPLPRIDNNNKEDLNPRWQISISVSDGQFQQVSFVNNINTIKGGTHVDYITAQITKCVIEAAKKKNKKVNLKPHVVKNYLWIFVNALIDNPAFDSQTKETLTTRVNSFGTTCDLSEKLLRKVVNESGVVESLLSWADFKEQKDMKKTDGSKTKRLHDVPKLEDANEAGGSRSHECTLILTEGDSAKALAMAGLSVVGRSYYGVFPLRGKLLNVREASAKQITENAEINYLKKILGLKQGEKYDKENSVKMLRYGHLMIMADQDHDGSHIKGLVINFIHTFWPSLLKNPSFMLEFITPIVKASRGEGTKKEVLSFYTMPEYEEWAKQEGSNLKKKWQVKYYKGLGTSDSNEGKEYFSNLAKHRKIFTWKDDNDGCAIELAFSKKKIEARKDWLREDEVGNFLDHKEEIIRYSDFVHKELKLFSRADLQRSIPCMVDGLKPTQRKVLFAAFKRNLVKEIKVAQFSGYVSEKSAYHHGEASIQSTIIGMAQNFLGANNINFLKPKGQFGTRNLGGKDAASARYIHTMLNKITRFLFPKEDDVLLNYLKEDGLTIEPFWYMPIIPTVLVNGSEGIGTGWSTFIPNYNPRDIIANIRRLLNGEAMVPMDPWYHKFNGTIQRTARKDTGITYTVSGTIEIVNEESAIEASEGEDVILRITELPVRKWTQDYKEFLSSLATNANDKSKEPFIKDYFDHSTDDTACFEVILSKKNYNLAKQEGLMKKFKLTNNLSTSNMHLFDKDNKIVKYESPEQILESFFQLRLGYYTKRKEAYLKIYDAEKVKLDNQVRFILAVVEDEIVVKKKNKGDLVNELREKGFVPIPKNKVFEHREDSDETESPEEHEDGSGNFVRDLKSDFDYLLQLTIDCLTNEKVDELIADRDKVVEKIELLKRETEMSLWAKDLDALEKALEEKEKTEEEEAKEALKKVKASAQKGRNPRKVVRNVTKAKSVRETVSSSNTTVIRDTGFCSEQVKGNGRAGPKKAPVKKQVKPAVVKEVEEEEIPSLQQRLAAYHLDSSPEKSDGMETDAPAAKVVRKRPEAKKPIAVIEDISDDDDSFEPEISKPAKKGRGRPAKHKVIPKAATTSDTTDISPEKKVRRMRESPFNKKSGSVMNTGELDTSSGKSSIGSVGISALSLDSIDEEVVPARARPQRANRRQAAYVLSDSDSDDVQQLSSDNFSEADDDGDDDSDFE
- the LOC130804177 gene encoding DNA topoisomerase 2 isoform X2 — protein: MAPKKQPLQPTTAMNIQPLLSDNPPLKTNGKTVEEMYQKKTQLEHILLRPDTYIGSIEKHEQSLWIYTPSGEMSYQNVSYVPGLYKIFDEILVNAADNKQRDPKMDRVEVVIDQEKNLISVYNTGDGIPVEMHKEEGVYVPELIFGHLLTSSNYNDNEKKTTGGRNGYGAKLTNIFSTEFVIETADGKRQLKYKQVFQNNMSYKGDPVTQKCKSSENWTKVTFKPDLAKFQMTHLEDDVVALMKKRVVDLAGCLAACPGKKVKVLLNGQEIEVKSFHEYAQLYLNSANKNKDFPLPRIDNNNKEDLNPRWQISISVSDGQFQQVSFVNNINTIKGGTHVDYITAQITKCVIEAAKKKNKKVNLKPHVVKNYLWIFVNALIDNPAFDSQTKETLTTRVNSFGTTCDLSEKLLRKVVNESGVVESLLSWADFKEQKDMKKTDGSKTKRLHDVPKLEDANEAGGSRSHECTLILTEGDSAKALAMAGLSVVGRSYYGVFPLRGKLLNVREASAKQITENAEINYLKKILGLKQGEKYDKENSVKMLRYGHLMIMADQDHDGSHIKGLVINFIHTFWPSLLKNPSFMLEFITPIVKASRGEGTKKEVLSFYTMPEYEEWAKQEGSNLKKKWQVKYYKGLGTSDSNEGKEYFSNLAKHRKIFTWKDDNDGCAIELAFSKKKIEARKDWLREDEVGNFLDHKEEIIRYSDFVHKELKLFSRADLQRSIPCMVDGLKPTQRKVLFAAFKRNLVKEIKVAQFSGYVSEKSAYHHGEASIQSTIIGMAQNFLGANNINFLKPKGQFGTRNLGGKDAASARYIHTMLNKITRFLFPKEDDVLLNYLKEDGLTIEPFWYMPIIPTVLVNGSEGIGTGWSTFIPNYNPRDIIANIRRLLNGEAMVPMDPWYHKFNGTIQRTARKDTGITYTVSGTIEIVNEESAIEASEGEDVILRITELPVRKWTQDYKEFLSSLATNANDKSKEPFIKDYFDHSTDDTACFEVILSKKNYNLAKQEGLMKKFKLTNNLSTSNMHLFDKDNKIVKYESPEQILESFFQLRLGYYTKRKEAYLKIYDAEKVKLDNQVRFILAVVEDEIVVKKKNKGDLVNELREKGFVPIPKNKVFEHREDSDETESPEEHEDGSGNFVRDLKSDFDYLLQLTIDCLTNEKVDELIADRDKVVEKIELLKRETEMSLWAKDLDALEKALEEKEKTEEEEAKEALKKVKASAQKGRNPRKVVRNVTKAKSVRETVSSSNTTVIRDTGFCSEQVKGNGRAGPKKAPVKKVKPAVVKEVEEEEIPSLQQRLAAYHLDSSPEKSDGMETDAPAAKVVRKRPEAKKPIAVIEDISDDDDSFEPEISKPAKKGRGRPAKHKVIPKAATTSDTTDISPEKKVRRMRESPFNKKSGSVMNTGELDTSSGKSSIGSVGISALSLDSIDEEVVPARARPQRANRRQAAYVLSDSDSDDVQQLSSDNFSEADDDGDDDSDFE